A genomic region of Pseudomonas sp. MPC6 contains the following coding sequences:
- a CDS encoding carbohydrate kinase: MYLVCGEALFDFFSENDAGVQASKVNYKAVAGGSPFNVAVGLRRLGIDAALFAGLSTDYLGRRLRQVLQEEGVRPDYLQDFDAPTTLAMVAVGADGSPHYSFRGEGCADRQLLPGHLPELGAEVRGLHIGSFSLVVQPIADTLLALVRRESGKRLISLDPNVRLNPEPDIERWRERISTLVEHADLIKVSDEDLNLLYPGRDPQNVIEGWLEHRCQLVFLTRGGQGATVFSRRHGTWSVPARAVAMVDTVGAGDTFQAALIAWLTEQQLDSVEGLQRLSREQIDAMLTFAVSAAALTCGKTGPDLPLRHQLD; encoded by the coding sequence ATGTATCTGGTATGTGGCGAAGCCCTGTTCGATTTCTTCAGTGAAAACGACGCTGGCGTTCAAGCTTCAAAAGTGAACTACAAGGCCGTTGCTGGCGGCTCACCGTTCAACGTCGCCGTGGGACTGCGGCGCCTGGGCATCGATGCAGCACTGTTCGCCGGGTTGTCCACCGACTACCTGGGCCGGCGCTTACGGCAAGTACTGCAGGAGGAAGGCGTGCGCCCGGACTACCTGCAGGACTTCGATGCACCGACCACCCTCGCCATGGTCGCCGTCGGTGCCGACGGCTCGCCGCATTACAGCTTCCGCGGCGAAGGCTGCGCCGATCGCCAGCTGTTGCCAGGGCACTTGCCTGAGTTGGGCGCTGAGGTGCGCGGGTTGCATATCGGCTCGTTCTCGTTGGTGGTGCAGCCGATTGCCGATACCCTGCTGGCGCTGGTCCGCCGGGAAAGCGGCAAACGCCTGATCAGCCTCGACCCCAACGTGCGACTCAACCCGGAGCCGGATATCGAGCGTTGGCGCGAACGCATCAGCACGCTGGTCGAGCATGCCGACCTGATCAAGGTCAGTGACGAAGACCTGAACCTGCTCTACCCCGGGCGCGACCCGCAGAACGTGATCGAGGGTTGGCTGGAGCACCGCTGCCAACTGGTATTCCTCACCCGCGGCGGTCAGGGCGCCACCGTGTTCAGCCGCCGCCATGGCACCTGGTCGGTGCCGGCCCGTGCCGTGGCGATGGTCGACACCGTGGGCGCCGGTGACACCTTCCAGGCGGCATTGATCGCTTGGCTGACCGAGCAGCAGCTGGATTCGGTGGAAGGCTTGCAGCGCTTGAGCCGCGAACAGATCGACGCAATGCTCACCTTTGCCGTCAGCGCCGCCGCCCTGACCTGTGGCAAGACCGGGCCGGACTTGCCTTTGCGGCATCAGTTGGATTGA
- a CDS encoding ABC transporter substrate-binding protein — translation MKKTILAAACACLAFNTAQAQELKSVGITVGSLGNPYFVAMVNGAKAQALQINPAAKFTSVSADYDLNKQFTQIDNFISSGVNLILVNAVDPVAIAPAIAKARKAGIVVVGVDVMVQGANATVQTDNVEAGRIVCQYIAEQLGGKGNVIIQNGTQTSAVLDRVNGCKSVFAQAPAIKVLSDNQDAKGSREGGYSVMQGDLTRFAKVDAVFAINDPQAIGADLAAKQLKRKGIIIASVDGAPDIETALKSDTQIQASASQSPWGQAQQAVTMGNDLLNGKALESTTVLLQPSLVTRANVSEYKGWQADH, via the coding sequence ATGAAGAAAACGATATTGGCCGCGGCTTGTGCATGCCTGGCATTTAACACCGCTCAAGCGCAAGAATTGAAATCCGTAGGAATAACCGTTGGCTCGTTGGGGAATCCTTATTTCGTTGCGATGGTAAATGGCGCCAAAGCGCAGGCCTTGCAAATCAATCCAGCCGCAAAATTTACCTCAGTCTCGGCCGACTACGATTTAAACAAGCAGTTCACCCAGATCGATAACTTCATTTCATCGGGTGTCAACCTGATTCTTGTCAATGCCGTCGACCCTGTGGCAATTGCGCCTGCGATTGCGAAAGCGAGAAAGGCCGGCATCGTGGTTGTGGGTGTAGATGTCATGGTGCAAGGTGCCAACGCTACAGTACAGACAGATAACGTCGAAGCCGGCAGGATAGTCTGCCAGTACATTGCCGAGCAACTGGGTGGCAAGGGTAACGTTATTATCCAGAACGGAACGCAAACTTCCGCAGTCCTGGACCGGGTCAATGGTTGCAAGAGTGTTTTCGCACAGGCACCCGCTATCAAGGTATTGTCCGATAATCAGGATGCCAAAGGCTCGCGCGAAGGTGGCTACAGCGTGATGCAAGGCGACCTGACCCGCTTTGCGAAAGTCGACGCGGTATTCGCCATCAATGATCCCCAAGCCATAGGTGCAGACCTGGCAGCAAAGCAACTCAAGCGTAAAGGCATCATTATCGCATCGGTGGATGGAGCTCCCGATATAGAGACAGCACTCAAGAGCGATACACAGATCCAGGCCTCTGCGTCTCAGTCCCCTTGGGGCCAGGCACAACAGGCCGTCACGATGGGCAATGACCTGCTCAATGGCAAAGCCCTGGAAAGCACAACGGTACTGCTGCAACCCTCGCTGGTAACCCGGGCCAATGTCTCGGAGTACAAAGGCTGGCAAGCTGATCATTAA
- a CDS encoding nucleoside/nucleotide kinase family protein produces MYTYANTLVSTALLDYVKALPGDRVVVALAGPPGAGKSTVSEALAQALNNSMPGSAAVIPGDGFHYDDAVLGSLNLLDRKGSPDTFDVGGFRNLLLRLRANNEPTVAVPVFDRRLEISRAAGRLVSSEVKYLIVEGNYLLLNFAPWSSLRNCFDATIMLHVDRKTLEARLLDRWRSFGFDESAAYEKVCRNDLPNAELVMSASSEADFALTDEQPTGSP; encoded by the coding sequence ATGTATACCTACGCAAACACCCTTGTAAGCACAGCGCTACTCGACTACGTCAAGGCACTGCCTGGCGATCGAGTTGTCGTTGCGTTAGCGGGACCGCCTGGTGCCGGTAAATCCACCGTCTCCGAGGCCTTGGCACAGGCCCTTAATAACAGTATGCCGGGGAGCGCAGCGGTCATTCCCGGAGATGGCTTTCATTACGATGACGCGGTTCTCGGATCCTTGAACCTCTTGGATCGTAAGGGTTCCCCCGATACATTCGACGTGGGTGGCTTCAGGAATCTACTGCTGCGGCTTCGTGCGAACAACGAACCCACGGTTGCCGTTCCGGTATTCGATCGACGCCTGGAGATATCCCGTGCTGCAGGACGACTGGTTTCCTCTGAAGTGAAATATCTCATCGTGGAAGGCAACTACCTTCTATTGAACTTCGCCCCATGGTCGTCGTTGAGAAACTGTTTTGACGCGACGATTATGCTGCACGTCGATCGCAAAACCCTGGAGGCGCGACTGCTTGATCGATGGAGGTCATTCGGTTTCGATGAATCGGCCGCGTATGAAAAAGTCTGTCGAAACGACCTTCCGAATGCCGAACTTGTGATGTCAGCCAGCAGCGAAGCCGATTTTGCGCTCACCGATGAACAACCCACTGGCTCTCCTTGA